The genomic stretch AAAAACTAATACAGTAATACAGCCGCATTACTAGAGAATAGAGAAACCATAAAAACTGTTATAACTTAATATTCGTGTATGATTTTAGGTCTGCATCTATTAGTTGCTCCACAAGGTACAAGATGTTATACATTTCGAAAGTAAAGTTCACTGATCATATCCATCATAACTTAAGCCATAACTTTTAGGAGTTTGAATATGCAACATTAAATGTCTATGAGGACACACTTTGACTTTTGAACTCTTATATATAGATTGTTGAAACTATGATGATGAAAAGAGAACCTTATACATGCAAAGTTGTTACAAAACCATATAAAGGAGACATCCTTGGGTGTAATATTTGTTTCCAAGTCCAAAACAAGCCCCAGGATGCAGAGGTTACAGATTAGTTCTCGGCCATTCCGAAGAGTTTCTGATCAACCCTCTTGCCGGATTTCTTCAATCCCCGACGGGCTCGTGGTCTATGACGCTGCCAAGAAGGATCTGATGCTTCACAATAATAGTTACAAGTCTGTTAATGGAGAGAGAGCTATTCATATAATCcctcttgttctttttttatgtGCTTTTGTTCTTTGGTCTTTTTCAAGTTACTAATAATCTCTAGTGACGTACGTAAAAATGGACGTTATATTTGCTAGTTGTGATCATTTTGATATtgataatatatgattttaattacAATATTTGCCAATAATTGGATTCATCAATTGTTAATTAACATTCTGGGCACGTTGAGTAATCAAAAACACAATGGCTCCGACTGGTGACATATTGTATTAGAGTTGATTTACAATAAAAGTTACAATTTGATGTAACTCCAGTAAAATTTATGTGGTAGAAAACTGTAGATTTATGTGGTGAGTTTGATGTAAAATAtaagttattaaattttttaaatagctGACTAGTAACATTTTCGATGTATAAATTGTAGTGTctttatttcaaataataacatttataaataaaatagcctgaaaatataaatatataatcaaaataaaagaaatatacttatataatttcgtatataaaatttttagttATCAAACCTAgttaatatacaatatatagcAAAGGTATTTacgtatttatatttatgtaaacatataatcaaaaattatagcaaatatatttataaattaatgtaattttgtatataaaatcttTAGTTATCAAACACAGttaatagttaaaattaaagaaacaattttaaaaataataattaaaatctgataagaaatttataaaaatgtttgacTAACTAGTTTTGAAAATAGTTTAGTGAGTGAAGGAAAGTAAATGTAAGAAATGATTATcatacaattaaaatattaaattattaaaaaagataaaactaaCCGTAAGATAAtctatagaaaataaaataactaacaCTTCAACTTCTAATACATGCGAAATGGCTTGATGTTGATTAATCATTTGAGTTACCAATTTTACAAAGGGGATAACTCAAAATGGTACCTCAATGATAACACATTATAACTCAAATGTAAactcaaaaaatgaaaaataaatcatGATTGGTGACATTTTTGAGTTATGATCATaaatcaaactaaatcattGGTAAATCATGTCACCAATAATCTGTAAACCTAACCGAACCGAACTTCTCTCTAATCCCCTTCGCTCGCTgtcttcaatcttcaaaagCTTCATTTAACTTTCGAGTAAGCCTGTAACAATAATGGTGATTAGCTGTGGAGTATTCTCGACACGTTCGTGTTGCTCGAGACTGCAACCGCCGTGCCTTGTACTGCGCCGGAGACTCTGCGGAGCTACAGCTTGCTCTGATTCTGTAAACGGGAGCACTTCGAATAAGAAGAGAAACTCAGAGAAGGAGAAAGTGATTGTGATATCTGGTCCCACCGGCGCCGGGAAAAGCAGGCTTGCCTTGGAGCTAGCTAAGCGTCTCAACGGCGAAATCATCAGTGCTGACTCCGTTCAGGTCCATTTATACTCTCTGGTTTAAGTTAGTAATAGCTCAGTAGGAGTGAACTAGGACTCTGGACTTGAGCCCTTGTCTAGGCCAGTTGATAGTGCGTCTTGAACAGAAAGATGACAGCTTTGCTTAACCCAAGACTCTAAATGGTTTGGAACCAGTTGTGTCTGAAATGCTGAAGTTGAAAGtttctttcttcaaaaaaaaaaggttcttGCTTTGTGTTTTTGGTTGACAACAGGTGTACAAAGGACTTGATGTTGGATCAGCCAAGCCCTCAGCAAGCTATAGAAAGGTATCCTTCtgatatataaatacatttgttGGTGGAAACGAATCAAAAAGTGTATACCTTTGAGCTTGAAGTTGTATGTTTATGCAAAATTATGCAGGAGGTGCCACATCATCTTATCGACATTTTGCATCCGTCTCAAGGTTCTTCTACACTGCTCCTCAATACTTCTGATACTCATGTATGCAAAATCAAAGAAACTTCTCATTTTGTATGCTTTTTTACTTAGACTATTCTGTGGGGCAATTTTTCGAAGATGGAAGGCAAGTTACTAAAGACATTCTTAGTAGAGGGCGTGTTCCCATAGTCACAGGTGGCACTGGATTGTACCTGCGATGGTATggcataatatatatatatatatatatactttgtcttgttcccttttGTAATGTGTTAGGTTTATATCTATGCTTTCTTGGTAATGTGTTAGGTTTATGTATGGGAAGCCAGATGTGCCTAAACCTTCTCCAGAGATCATCTCCGAGGTCCACGATATGCTAGTTGATTTTCAGACCGATCATAACTGGGATGCGGCTGTTGAGTTTGTTGTCAATGCTGGTGATCAGAAAGCCTCTTCTTTACCTCGTAATGATTGGTACAGACTCAAGCGTAGCCTCGAGATACTCAAGGTTTTGACAATGATTTGATCATAAGGTTAGTTCTTGCTCGACAGGTGAAGTGTCTTTGTGCTTTAACAACTTTGTTTGTTTACGTGGCAGACAACTGGATCTCCTCCGTCTTCCTTTCGTGTTCCATATGATTCTTTTCGAGAAAGTTTGAACTCTCCTGACGCCAATGATGACTTCAGTGAGGATGGTTCATCGGGTGATATCTctattcaaaatatacatacagATTTGGACTATGACttcctttgttttttcttgtcaaGCCCACGGATTGATCTCTATAGATCTATTGACTTCAGATGCGAAGACATGCTCTCAGGTCAGTAACTGCAGCTACTTAGTTTTAGTATATTAAACTTGCAAGGATAACAATGGCATGCTCTTCTGAGGTTGTCTTCTTTGATATTGCTTATTTGTTTCTCAAACTTCAGGTGCCAATGGAGTTTTATCAGAAGCTAGATGGCTTCTTGATCTTGGTCTTCTTCCAAACACAAACTCTGCAACTCGAGCCATTGGTTACAGACAGGTAAGCTCTTTATTACCTGTATGATGATCGTAATCAGACAAGGGTTCTGCAACGGTGGAAACATTCTTTTTCAGGCCATGGAATATCTATCGAAATGTCGTCGACAAGGGGGTGTAAGTTCCCCTGGAGAGTTCTATGGGTTCTTGAACAAGTTTCAGCAAGTATCTAGGTGATTCCTCTACATAAGACTTGAACTGACTGAAAATAAATTGAAGTTATGTTTGCTATTCTTTCAGAAGGATTCTGTATCTTTAACTTAGTTTGGTTGATTGATTGATTATGCAGGAACTTTGCAAAAAGGCAAATGACATGGTTCAGGTGTGAGCCTATGTACCACTGGCTTAATGCTTCTAAGCCTCTGGTATACATACATGTTTCTGATTCTATTTAAATTACTTATATAACTATTGGGTTGCTGGTGATGCAATCATTTGTCTACTTCGCAGGATACAATACTTGAATTCATTTACGATGCTTACGAGAAGGAAACAGAGACGCTGGTGGTGCCTGATTCTATCAGGATGAACAAAGACATGAGAAACTCTCGAGAAGCTAATGCACTAAAGGCGTACCGCCCTAGAAATAGGTACAGAGAAGACTCGATGATTTATATTCTGTTTTGTTGgctattatataaacattttggTTATGGATTTGTGACTCTGTTTTGTGAAGGCATTTCATTGGAAGAGAGGACTGTTCTTCAGTGTTGGAGTGGATCCGAAGTGAAGGATGTAAGAGTGAAGTTTCATGCGTGGAAGGAGCAGCAATATAACCCACTTACACGCTTTCTTTCTACCCGGAGAagccaaaaaaagaaacaaaacaatagcaaatgtgtttttttcttgtatgAATGCACGAGTCGACAAGGTTTTAGattagcttcttcttttttattttgtatgaaCAAACATTTTATTCGCCTACGTTTCacttataaatcttaaattcacTCCCATGTTATATGCATCAATCTCAGATTCATCCTCATACGGTTAAAGTGGGcatagaatatttttaattttagatgaTTGCATTCAAATAGACTTAAGAGTTGGTGTCGTTTATCCATTGTGAATCAAGTAAATGTAAATCAAATACTGCAAGACAGCGACATGATTATTACTACAACATTTTGGGTGCGTTAGAAGCCAAAAGTATTATATTCAAAAGTGTAGTGGCCACCTGAACTGATCATCCATCCCCCGTAAcgcttcttttgtttttttttgttctttcataAACTTTTTGCTTGATAAAGAATTGGTAATTTAAGTAGAGCTCTTTTGGCACACCTCAACACGCACATTGCTCGTGCTGCTCACCAACaagaataatataaaacaaataacactaCGGATATTCgtcgcttttttttttaacgttttCATCCTCTGAACATCTAACGTCTACGTAATGACGACACTGTTAATGAATGCATTTCTATATACAAATGGCTTTGCCTAAACTCCAAAACGAGACGATAGCCATTGTTCTTCGAATAGAAGCAAACAAAGGGCCATTTCTCATGCGGTTTTGATGGATAAACAACGCCAAAGCCCAACGGGTGTTACAAGTCCGCAACTTAGAactattattttcttcttcattttggATTCTTTTCCTTCAAAATTAAAACTGGCTAACGATTTTGTTTTTGGCTTGCTGACGTGTAAAAAGcctaaacttat from Raphanus sativus cultivar WK10039 unplaced genomic scaffold, ASM80110v3 Scaffold1388, whole genome shotgun sequence encodes the following:
- the LOC130504162 gene encoding tRNA dimethylallyltransferase 9-like — its product is MVISCGVFSTRSCCSRLQPPCLVLRRRLCGATACSDSVNGSTSNKKRNSEKEKVIVISGPTGAGKSRLALELAKRLNGEIISADSVQVYKGLDVGSAKPSASYRKEVPHHLIDILHPSQDYSVGQFFEDGRQVTKDILSRGRVPIVTGGTGLYLRWFMYGKPDVPKPSPEIISEVHDMLVDFQTDHNWDAAVEFVVNAGDQKASSLPRNDWYRLKRSLEILKTTGSPPSSFRVPYDSFRESLNSPDANDDFSEDGSSGDISIQNIHTDLDYDFLCFFLSSPRIDLYRSIDFRCEDMLSGANGVLSEARWLLDLGLLPNTNSATRAIGYRQAMEYLSKCRRQGGVSSPGEFYGFLNKFQQVSRNFAKRQMTWFRCEPMYHWLNASKPLDTILEFIYDAYEKETETLVVPDSIRMNKDMRNSREANALKAYRPRNRHFIGREDCSSVLEWIRSEGCKSEVSCVEGAAI
- the LOC130504160 gene encoding uncharacterized protein LOC130504160, which produces MQRLQISSRPFRRVSDQPSCRISSIPDGLVVYDAAKKDLMLHNNSYKSVNGERAIHIIPLVLFLCAFVLWSFSSY